ACCACTCTGCGCGCGCGGGCGGGCAAGAAACCCAGCGCGCACGTGTCCCCACGGGGCGCGTCTTCCGGAGTTCAGGGGTGCGGGACGAGACCAGCCTCCCGTGCGAACACCACCCCTTCGCCCGAGCAGCCGCAGCGGCGGCCGGGCTCGACTCCGGGAGAGCCGCGATGCGCCTGACCCGAACCCTCGCCTGCCGCGCACGCACCACTGGCGCCGCCGGGCGCTGCTGCTGGCCGAACTCGTCGTGCTCGCCCTGCTGACCTCTGGTGCGAGCGCCCGCGGGGACACCGTGGTGCTCGCGCTCGCGGGCAGCGTCGAGGAAGTCCTCAACAACATCCGCAACTGGCTGATGGGCATCCTCGCCGGGCTGGCGACGGTGTTCCTCACCATCGGCGGTGTCCGGCGCGTGTTCGGCGGCGGCGACCCGGGGGAGCAGGAGAAGGCGAAGGAGGCGTTCAAGGCCGCCGGCATCGGCTACGTTCTGGCCGCGCTCGCCCCGCTGGTCGTCGAGGTGCTCAAAGGCATCGTGGGGGCTTGACGCGATGCGCCCCTCGAACACGCCG
This is a stretch of genomic DNA from Amycolatopsis endophytica. It encodes these proteins:
- a CDS encoding pilin — protein: MRTPPLRPSSRSGGRARLRESRDAPDPNPRLPRTHHWRRRALLLAELVVLALLTSGASARGDTVVLALAGSVEEVLNNIRNWLMGILAGLATVFLTIGGVRRVFGGGDPGEQEKAKEAFKAAGIGYVLAALAPLVVEVLKGIVGA